In Eupeodes corollae chromosome 3, idEupCoro1.1, whole genome shotgun sequence, a single genomic region encodes these proteins:
- the LOC129952711 gene encoding activated Cdc42 kinase-like produces FVFLTNAIPVHLYEQQQKNIKNKNLNHILKTKIPSPDPHINFHSQNTITDEGREAYNSLIERKSSMTFISKLDTNEFEMTTAKTLPRRSVHLKNEVDVLAMETSLRNQQGQLTVPLQEAPRPMTLPNRGFNGKLRKSELITNPKFFPLKQRPRTLAGENDENSPVNSNSCGQAIAGGDKECESPSYLTNTFYTFPEKNGEKATSSADHADSSSSNVIPLPPRDRNKVIKTNPKRHVRKHPLIIPAYGVQRTLNKVTEITPDDDPKIPFPGTDRSHSLTGDAHRNSGINLRKFTHEAVSAVVRPTSRHSDSFEKPNESRTYQNLQEVHRDMNENNTHSDSLKFESIVEDGCHNLGSPDVTDGFYNFSIQKEQYNKSKEVDFDSTKISGLYVNEDELRNLDIEKKTVVPYVSPKTTSASSSSSSVSIAVAKPIAAVATTSSGSTGNELAGHALFNKIRESVDMAMNRSQTSDGSRHSSRPGSKHESVVLESSNEVGQEEDASPQGALVKDSNSVSCEDLLEFSDKKPKGCERGVDSDEVRIMMKVLGKESTPPRCLHVLEFIEWDVHKAIKLIKLQNILSGMELSLTESVEALQKSDWDLQITAMKLKGHK; encoded by the exons TTTGTTTTTCTCACTAACGCCATTCCTGTCCACCTCtacgaacaacaacaaaaaaatatcaaaaacaaaaacctaaaccacatccttaaaacaaaaattccctCTCCGGATCCACACATAAATTTTCATTCACAGAACACTATCACCGATGAAGGACGTGAAGCCTATAACAGTCTAATTGAACGAAAGTCTTCAATGACATTCATTAGTAAGTTGGATACTAATGAATTCGAAATGACCACTGCTAAGACGCTACCAAGGAGATCAGTCCACTTGAAGAATGAAGTTGATGTCCTTGCGATGGAGACAAGTTTGAGAAATCAGCAGGGTCAGTTGACGGTGCCACTGCAAGAAGCCCCGCGACCAATGACCCTACCCAATCGGGGATTCAATGGAAAGCTGAGGAAGAGTGAACTCATAACAAATCCGAAGTTCTTCCCTTTGAAACAGAGACCCAGGACATTGGCTGGGGAGAATGATGAAAATTCTCCAGTCAACAGTAATAGTTGTGGCCAGGCGATAGCAGGTGGTGATAAGGAGTGTGAAAGTCCCAGCTATCTGACGAATACTTTTTACACCTTCCCCGAAAAGAACGGAGAGAAGGCCACGTCGAGTGCCGATCATGCAGATAGTTCCAGCTCAAATGTCATTCCTCTGCCACCGAGAGACAGAAACAAAGTTATCAAAACCAATCCCAAACGTCATGTGCGCAAACATCCACTTATAATTCCAGCCTATGGTGTTCAAAGGACTTTGAATAAAGTCACCGAAATAACACCCGATGATGACCCTAAAATTCCTTTCCCTGGAACTGATAGAAGCCACTCTCTGACGGGTGACGCACACAGGAATTCGGGTATAAATTTGAGGAAGTTCACACATGAAGCTGTCAGCGCAGTTGTTCGTCCAACGAGTAGACACTCAGATTCGTTTGAGAAGCCGAATGAATCGAGAACCTACCAGAACTTGCAGGAAGTCCACCGAGACATGAATGAGAACAACACACATTCTGATTCTCTAAAATTTGAGTCCATTGTTGAAGATGGTTGTCACAACTTGGGATCACCTGATGTCACGGATGGTTTCTATAATTTCTCCATTCAAAAGGAGCAATACAACAAATCCAAGGAGGTCGACTTTGATAGTACAAAAATATCGGGACTCTATGTGAACGAAGATGAGCTTCGGAACTTGGACATCGAAAAGAAAACTGTCGTCCCCTATGTGTCTCCGAAGACAACTAGCGCAAGCAGTAGCAGCAGTTCAGTTTCGATTGCAGTCGCTAAACCTATAGCAGCTGTGGCGACAACCTCAAGTGGTAGCACTGGCAATGAATTGGCAGGTCACGCACTCTTCAACAAAATCCGAGAGAGCGTCGACATGGCTATGAATAGGTCACAAACCAGCGATGGTAGTCGTCATAGCAGTCGTCCTGGCAGTAAGCACGAAAGCGTCGTCCTTGAGAGTTCAAATGAGGTTGGTCAAGAGGAAGATGCTTCACCTCAGGGAGCGTTGGTTAAAGACTCGAATTCCGTAAGCTGTGAGGATCTGCTTGAGTTTTCAGATAAGAAGCCTAAGGGATGCGAACGTGGCGTTGACTCCGATGAAGTGAGAATAATGATGAAAGTCTTAGGAAAAGAG aGTACACCACCGAGGTGCCTTCACGTTCTTGAATTCATCGAATGGGATGTTCACAAAGCAATAAAACTCATCAAACTTCAAAACATCCTTTCTGGAATGGAATTAAGTCTAACAGAGTCTGTTGAAGCTTTACAAAAGTCCGACTGGGATCTTCAAATAACCGCCATGAAGTTGAAAGGTCATAAATGA